The genomic DNA TCGACGAGAGCGGCGCGCCGACGGGGCCGCGGCACGTGATGCTCTACAACCCGCCGGTCGTGAACCCGGAGCTCGGCATCCGGGCGAGCTACATCAAGCAGGCGGTCCGGCTCGCGGCGGACCTGGTGCGCGCGGAGGTGCCGACCCTCGTGTTCGGGCAGTCGCGCAACAGCGTCGAGACCATGCTCAAGTACCTCCGCGACCGCCTGACGGCCGACAAGATCGATCCCGATCTCATCGTGGCCTACCGAGGCGGCTACCTCGCCGACACGCGGCGGCGCATCGAGAAGGGGCTCCGGAGCGGCAGCATCCGCTGCGTGGTGGCCACGAACGCGCTGGAGCTCGGCATCGACATCGGCAGCCTCGACGCGGTCGTGTGCGCCGGCTACCCGGGGAACGTCGCGGGGCTCTGGCAGCGCTTCGGCCGGAGCGGGCGGCGCCAGGAGGCCGCGCTCTCGCTGCTCGTGACCTCGAGCCACCCCATCGACCAGTACGTCGCCACCGATCCGCGCTTCCTCCTCGGGGCGCCCATCGAGCACGCGCGGATCGATCCCGACAACGTCGAGATCCTCGTCCAGCACCTGAAGTGCGCCGCCTTCGAGCTGCCCTTCGAGGAGGGGGAGCCCTTCGGAGACGTGCCGGAGGACGCGGTGAAGGACGCGCTGGGGTTCCTGGAGACCCACCGGGTGGTGCACGCCGCGCCGAACGGGGAGGGCAAGACCGTCTGGCACTGGGCGACGGACGCCTACCCCGCCAACCACGTCTCGCTCCGCAGCCTCAGCTGGGACAATTTCGTCATCATCGATCTCGACACGAACAAGAACTTCGCGGAGATGGACTGGCGCTCGACGCACACGATGCTGCACGAGCAGGCCATCTACCAGCACGACGGCGAGCAGTACCAGGTCGAGCGGCTCGACTTCGAGAACCACAAGGCGTACGTGCGCCACGTCGAGCCCGACTACTACACCGACGCGATGACCTACACGAAGGTCACGGTGACGAGCGAGGACGACGCCGCTGTGATCAAGGGCGCGGTGATCGAGGGCGCCGTGATCGAGGGAGGCGGGGGCAGCGGCGTGGCGCTCGCGGCCGGCGTCGGCGAGGTCAGCGTCGTCGAGAAGGTCGTCGGCTACAAGAAGATCAAGTTCCACACCCACGAGAACGTCGGGTACGGCGACGTGCGGCTCCCCGAGATGCAGATGCACACGACGAGCTTCTGGCTGACCGTGCCGGAAGACCTCGTGCGCGCGCAGGCGGTGAGCCGGGCGCTGGTGCTCGACGCGCTGCGCGGCATCGGCAACGCGATGCACCTGGTCGCGAGCGTGGGCCTCATGTGCGACCCGCGCGACATCGGCCACACCCTCGGCGATCGCGGGGACGAGAACGGGCCGCCCGGCTCGAGCGAAGGCGCGCCGGGCTTCGACCCGACGCTCTTCCTCTACGACCAGATGCCGGGCGGGGTCGGGCTCGCGCCGCGCCTCTTCACCGAGCGCGAGGTGCTGCTGCGGCGCACCCGCGCGATGGTCGAGGGCTGCCCCTGCGCCGAAGGGTGCCCGGCGTGCATCGGGCCGGACATCGGCGCGACCGATCCCAAGGTGGCCCTCGTCCGAAAGACGCTGAGCCGCAAGACGATGGCCCTGGATCTCCTTCGCGCCTTCGGTGTGGCGCCGGTTCACTGATCATGCGGAGTCTCAAGGCCAAGCTGGCGCGCCTGAGGAGCGCCGGGCCCGGCAGCGCCCCGGCCCCGCAGCACGCCCCGCCCGAGCCGGTGGGCTCCGTCGGTCCGGGCCCTCTCTCGGAGGACGCCGATCTGGAAGGCGCCGATCTGGAGGGCGCCGTCGAGGACGTCGAGGCGCGCGAGCGCAAGGCCCGCATCGCGAAGCTCCGCGGCATGCTCGGCCAGATGATCGCGGACGAGAAGCGCCGCCTCCGCGACCGCCCCGTCGAGGTGCCCGAGGAGCCCTTGCCGCTCCCGGGCGAGACCCTGATGACGGCGCACGGGGAGGTGCACCGGGTCGCCAGCTACCTCGAGCCCTCGCATCAGCACGGCCGCGTCCCCATCGCGCGCGCCCTCGACATCACGCCGCAGACCGTCGCGAAGCTGGCGCTCGACGAGGGCCTCGGCGCCATCGACCCGCGCAAGCTCGTGTTCCTCGACACGGAGACGACGGGGCTCGCGGGCGGCACCGGGACCATCCCGTTCTTGATCGGCGTCGCCTGGTTCGAGGATCAGAGCTTCCGCATCGAGCAGCTGTTGCTGCGCGCGCCGGGAGAGGAGACGCCCATGCTGCGGCGCCTCGCCGAGCACCTCGAGGGGGCGAGCGCGATCGTCAGCTACAACGGCAAGAGCTACGACTGGCCGCTCCTGCGCACACGCTTCGTGCTCAACCGGGTGCCGGTGGTGCAGCCCGCCGCCCACCTCGATCTCCTCCACTGCGCGCGACGGGTCTTCAAGCGACGGCTCGGGCAGGTGCGGCTCGTGCACATGGAGGAGCACGTGCTCGGGATGCGGCGCGAAGGCGACATCGACGGCGCGGAGATCCCGGAGCGCTTCTGGAGCTTCGTCCGGGACGCGGACGGCTCGCGGCTCGCGCCCGTGATCGAGCACAACGCCAACGACGTGGTCGCGCTGGCCGCGATCCTCGTCAACCTGGTGGAGCGCTACGAGGAGCTGCGCCCCGAGCACGACCCGGAGGACCGCCTCGGCGTGGCCCAGGTCGCCGTGCGCGCGGCAGATCCGGAGCGGGCCATGCGGTGGGCGGAGAGCGCGGCGGAGGCGGGCGGCCCGGACGACGTCACCGCGGACGCGCTGTGGCTGGCGAGCGAGCTCTGTCGCAAGCGTGGCGACGACGAGGGGCGACGCGCGCTGCTTCACCGGGCGCTCGAGGCGGGCGGCGTGGACCCTCGCCGCTCGGCGCGCGCGCACCTCGCGCTCTCGAAGCTCTACGAGCACCGGCTGAAGGACTTCGAGCGCGCGCTCGTCCACGCGCGGGCGACGGAGCGGGAGGAAGGCGACGAGTCGCGTGATCGGCGCGTGGCGCGCGTGCTGCGCAAGCTCGAGCGCGCGCGGCGTCAGCTCGCCATGGCGGCGCCCGCCGAGCTGGAGTGAGCCCGTGTCCCGGCGCTCTCCTGCCGCTTGGCCGTGGATCGTCGCGCTCTCGCTCTCGGCGTGCGGCGCTCGCAGCGGGCTCGACGTGGAGCCCCCCGACGCCGCGCCCCCCGACGCCGCGGACTCTGGCTTCTTTCGCACCTTCCCCTGCCTCTGGACGTTCGGCGAGCCGCTCACCGTCGCGACGGCCGCGTCCTTCTCGCAGCTGACCGGCGCGGTGCACCCCACGGCCGACGTGGCGGTGATCGGCGCGACCGCGCCCGAGCTGGGCCCACGGCTCTGGTCGATCTCGCTGGGCCGCTCGCCCGCGATCCGTGAGGAGCGCTCGGGCCCGATGGCGTCCGGGCCCTGGTTCGCGGGCGTCGACGGCTTTCTGCAGCAGATCGGACGGCAGTGTGTCGTGCGATCCTACGACGTCATGCTCGCCGAGGGCGAGCTCTTCGAGTGGGTCGAGGAGATGGCGCGCTGCGAGCTGACACAGACCGAGCCGGGGCGGATCGAGAGCGCGAGCGTGATGGACTTCGCCAACGGCTCGCTGGCCAGCGTCGGTCCGCTCCCCTCGGAGGCGCCCGAGGTGCGCCGGCTCGGCGACGTCGGCCCACAGCCGGAGCGCGCGCACGTCCACCTCGCGGCCGACGGAGAGGGCGCGCTCACGGTGTGGCAGCGAGGCGACGAGGTCTTCGTCCAGCGCCGCGGGGGCGAGCCGCGGGCGCTGGCGTCGGGACCGGGGGCCAGGTTCGAGAGCGCGCCGGAGCGCCTCCGCGGGGCCGTGCTCGTGCTCTCGCGCGACGCGTCGCGACCCTGGACCCTCGAGCGCCATGAATTCGCGGGCGGGCCGTCCACGCCGGTCGTCGACGTGGGCGCGCTGCCAGCGGAGCCGGTCGGCGCGATGCGCTCGAACGAGACCGAGGCGCTGATCCCGCTCGGCGACGGGTCGATGGCTCACGTGCCGCTCGCCGGGGCGGAG from Sandaracinaceae bacterium includes the following:
- a CDS encoding DEAD/DEAH box helicase, yielding MGELPFSGEGFAGRPPAPWAASRGLGTVLDTWRADAGLKRSIVLDEEVPARDPVYAPVPDALAPQVAEALLNRGVDQLYAHQARSFELAKAGKHVVVATPTASGKSLCYNLPVLDRLAGEPEARALYLFPTKALSRDQEEALRGLMKQAGLDHGAVTYDGDTPGDARRAARERSGILLSNPDMLHAGILPHHAAWARFFANLRFVVLDELHTYRGVFGSHLANVLRRLQRIARFHGSDPVFLFASATIGNPGEHASRILGQPVEVIDESGAPTGPRHVMLYNPPVVNPELGIRASYIKQAVRLAADLVRAEVPTLVFGQSRNSVETMLKYLRDRLTADKIDPDLIVAYRGGYLADTRRRIEKGLRSGSIRCVVATNALELGIDIGSLDAVVCAGYPGNVAGLWQRFGRSGRRQEAALSLLVTSSHPIDQYVATDPRFLLGAPIEHARIDPDNVEILVQHLKCAAFELPFEEGEPFGDVPEDAVKDALGFLETHRVVHAAPNGEGKTVWHWATDAYPANHVSLRSLSWDNFVIIDLDTNKNFAEMDWRSTHTMLHEQAIYQHDGEQYQVERLDFENHKAYVRHVEPDYYTDAMTYTKVTVTSEDDAAVIKGAVIEGAVIEGGGGSGVALAAGVGEVSVVEKVVGYKKIKFHTHENVGYGDVRLPEMQMHTTSFWLTVPEDLVRAQAVSRALVLDALRGIGNAMHLVASVGLMCDPRDIGHTLGDRGDENGPPGSSEGAPGFDPTLFLYDQMPGGVGLAPRLFTEREVLLRRTRAMVEGCPCAEGCPACIGPDIGATDPKVALVRKTLSRKTMALDLLRAFGVAPVH
- a CDS encoding ribonuclease H-like domain-containing protein, translated to MRSLKAKLARLRSAGPGSAPAPQHAPPEPVGSVGPGPLSEDADLEGADLEGAVEDVEARERKARIAKLRGMLGQMIADEKRRLRDRPVEVPEEPLPLPGETLMTAHGEVHRVASYLEPSHQHGRVPIARALDITPQTVAKLALDEGLGAIDPRKLVFLDTETTGLAGGTGTIPFLIGVAWFEDQSFRIEQLLLRAPGEETPMLRRLAEHLEGASAIVSYNGKSYDWPLLRTRFVLNRVPVVQPAAHLDLLHCARRVFKRRLGQVRLVHMEEHVLGMRREGDIDGAEIPERFWSFVRDADGSRLAPVIEHNANDVVALAAILVNLVERYEELRPEHDPEDRLGVAQVAVRAADPERAMRWAESAAEAGGPDDVTADALWLASELCRKRGDDEGRRALLHRALEAGGVDPRRSARAHLALSKLYEHRLKDFERALVHARATEREEGDESRDRRVARVLRKLERARRQLAMAAPAELE